DNA sequence from the Gallaecimonas pentaromativorans genome:
CACCCACGACCTTATCTCTGCCTCGGTGTTTGGCACCGACCCAAGAGTCAGTGACGCCTGGGCCACCGCCATGCTCTGCCTCGGCCAACAAGAAGGCATGGACATTGCTCAAAAAGAAGGCCTGGAGGTGTTCTTTATCCAGGACGACAACGGCAAGCTCACCAACTCTGAAAGTAAGGCGCTGGCAGACACCAGCCGCATTACGCTAGAAAAATAAGCCATAAAAAAACGCCGCATTCGCGGCGTTTTTTATTTCACGGCGGTTAGGCCATAGCTGGGTAGTCGGTGTAACCGGCTTCGCCCGGTGAATAAAAGGTGGCCACGTCGGGGGCGTTAAGCGGCGCTTTGGCGGCAATACGGGCCGGCAAGTCGGGGTTAGCCAGAAAATCACGGCCAAAGGCCACCGAATCGGCTTTGCCCAGGGCTATCACCTGGGCAGCTTCGTCATAGCCGTAGGCCATGTTCACCATCAGGTGCCCTTTATAGTGCTCACGGGCGATATCCAGCACATCACCTTGCTGGATGCCAAGAATGTCGCCGCGCAGAATGTGCAGATACGCCAGGTTAAAGCCGTTGAGGTGCTCGGCCAGATAGCGCATCCAGGCGGCCGGATCGCTGTCTTTCATGCTGTTGTAGCTATTAAAGGGCGACAGGCGCAGGCCCACTTTGTCGCTGCCAATCTCTTCGCACACCGCGCTTAGCACCTCGGTCAGGAACCGGGCCCGGTTTTCCAGGCTGCCGCCGTATTGGTCGGTGCGCTGGTTGGCGCTGTCACGGAGGAACTCGTCAATCAAATAACCGTTGG
Encoded proteins:
- a CDS encoding alkene reductase yields the protein MSNTAALFSPVSAGALALPNRFVMAPLTRCRAVNHQPNELMATYYAQRASAGLLITECTMVSPGTSAFGNDPGIYSAEQVEGWKLTTEAVHQAGGRVFLQIWHAGRAAHPLLNGGKDAVAPSAIAIDDETHTPEGKKPYTVPVSLTEEGIASIVADFRQAAANAIAAGFDGVEVHGANGYLIDEFLRDSANQRTDQYGGSLENRARFLTEVLSAVCEEIGSDKVGLRLSPFNSYNSMKDSDPAAWMRYLAEHLNGFNLAYLHILRGDILGIQQGDVLDIAREHYKGHLMVNMAYGYDEAAQVIALGKADSVAFGRDFLANPDLPARIAAKAPLNAPDVATFYSPGEAGYTDYPAMA